Sequence from the Deltaproteobacteria bacterium genome:
TTTCTTTATCCAACGGTCCGATCCGCCGCCAGTTTTCCATGAATTCCTCCCTGAATCGGGACGCGATCCGCCCGTTTCGGAACATGATCGCCGAGTTCATGGTGGGGGCTCCCCTTTGGGGAGAAAAGGAACGCAGCCCTATGTGGATGACCTCGTCGTCGTAAATATGGAAAGAGAAGGGACGGGGCTGGTCCCCCGGAATGATGAAGGCGGCAAAGGCGAAGGACTGGGGCCAGTTGGACGAGAGCCAGCGGCAGATTTCCAGCCAGGCGAAGCTGTAACGGGCTTCGAATACCGGGAGGTAGGAAAGAACGGTCCATTGGCAGGGGTAACCGCTTCGAAGCATGGAAAAAGTGGCGTTCAGGTATTCCCTGTACATGGGGATATCATAGGGTACGGGGCCGCCGAAGGAGATCACGGAATGGGCCCGGGATTGTTGCCGAATGATGTTCTGGACCGCTTCTGCAGGGGTGTTGGCGTAAAGGACCTCGTTGTCCAGTAATAGAGAGGGAAGATGGATATCCGGGGGGGCTTCGGTCCGCGGGGCGTTGGGTGGGACCATGGACTGCCAGTCCAGGATCCGCACCTCGGCCTTGCAAGAGAGGTTCTTGGGGGGCGGAGCGAACCGGACCCACTGGATATCGGAAAGGGACCCGATCGCTTCACCGAGGACATAAAAGTGGTAGGGGCGTCCTTTGTCGGCCACCTGGTAGGTCTCAATAGAGGTGTCGTCCAGGAACCGGCCGTCTTGCCACTTGGGCCTCCCCATGTTGAGGGCGAGGGAAGGCTTGAGAAAAAAGACGGCCTGGTTGGTGGCCAACCCGAGAAAGGTGCGAAGGAGCACCCAGCCGAAAGTGACCGCTTCTTCCAGGGTTTGAAACTCAAAGGCCCAGGTGTCCCCGCCGATATGGGAGGAGTTGGTCGGAGGGGAGACCTTTTTTGCACGGCTGATTACCTCCTGGACGATGGAGATCCCGGAGGCCCGGATCCGCTCGGGGGTGATCCCCGTGCTCTCCATGTCATAGGCCATCTGGGTCGTCATCCTCGTGAACCCTTTAAATTCCAACATCAAAATGGAAATGGCCACTTGATTTTCCTCCCAGTAAGAATGGTCCGCTAAAGGGGAATATAGGAACCGGGATCCCCAAAATCAAGGAAAAGCGGGGGAATTCCCTTGGAACCTCCGGGAGTTTTCAAGTGCCCCGGTGCCCGGCCCCCGCTTCTTAAAAAAAATGGCCGGGAGAACCCCAGAGGAGGTGATGGGGAGGTAGAGATTGGCGTAGCTCACCGTCAGAATTTCGTCTATTTCAATGTCATTCTCCTATCGCAACCACCCGCGGCCTTGAATCCTGGAAGGAGAAGGGGCAGGATCCCTTTGCGGATTCCCCGGTTTCAGTCATTGAATAGGCCTTCAGACAAAAAGTTATGTCGACGGGAACCAATGGCATGGCAATTGCTTCTTTTGGAAAACAGAACTGAGAAGCTTTGTCTGAATCGCGAGTGGATCGGTTCATCATGCCCGACAGCATGGCGCGCTTACCGGCTTTCCGGCTTTGCATAAGATCTGGACATGTTTTTCAAGGATTACGATTGAGAAGAACGGCCCATGACGAGCCGCATATATATCCACCCCCTTTCCACCTCAGGAGCCATGGGCCCATTACGCTACCCATGGCTTTTGATTCGGGAGAGATTAATCAGGCCAAATCATAATCCTCGGAGGGAAAAATGAGGGAGAACGGCGCAAGGACCCTGAAATATCACCTGGAGGAGGTCAAAAACGGCCGCCGAAGGTTCGAGAACGTGTTCAAGAGTGCGGCCAGGATGATTCTCGAAAGGGAGGATCTCATCGAGAAGGTCATGGTGAACGGTAAGAGCACCTATGACTTCAAGATCTTCCGGATGGGGAAGAAACACGTGATCGGCATGTACGACGAGATCAACAGTTTCGTCTCCATCATAAAGGATGCGGCCGAGGGGGGCTCATCGAGGGAAATGGCCTTTGTGCTGGTAGGTGAGCCTGGAAACGGCAAGACCTTTTTCGTCGACAGCTTCTGCGCACTTTACCGGCGCTTTCTCGCCCAGGAGGAAAACCGCAGGTATACCTTTAATTTCAAGAACCTTGAGAGACTGGGCACCTATGGAAAGATCAAAGTCATCCAGTCCCAGACCTTCGAGGATCCCATGATTCTGGCCATGAATCTTTTCCCGGATCAGGATCGAAACAAGGCCTACCTCGCCGAGCAGGGAGGTTTCAGCGACGAGGAGATCGATCAAATCTATGAGGATTACAGGCCCCTGGGTGCATGTAGTGACTACATCCTGAACGACATCCGCACCTATGTCGATGAGGACCTTGACAAGATGATGGAGTTCATCGAGGTCGTCCCCGTCCCCTTGAGTGAGAGCCTGGGGACTGTAACCGGGAAATATTCGGCAAAGGACAAGATCACATCCTCGGCCGTAGACCTGCTTGGAGAAGAGTCCATTCAGCGGCTGCTTCACCTGACGGATCCCAACAATCCCTACCGGTTCGACCTGCGCCGGGGAGCCCTGGCCCGGGTGGCCGGAGGAGGGATCCACTTCAGCGATGAGATTTTCAAGAACAAGAAAGACCTCGTGCAGGTATACCTGGGGGTGATCCAGAACCGGAACATCGAGATCGACGGCTTCCGCTGGCCCATAGATACCCTGATCATCGCCACGAGCAACAACGCCGAGTTCAACCGGTTTCTGGCCGAGAAGGAAGAGGCGCCAATCGTGGACCGCTGCCGCATCTGTTACGTGGCCCACAACACAAACTACAAACTTCAGGAGCAGTTGACCGCCTATGCCATCGGGAGCGAGTCCAAGACCACCCTCACCAAGGAACAGCTCCATCAGGACCCCAATTTGAACTATGCGGCCTCCGTGGCGGTGGTGTTGACCCGGTTTCCCAAGTCGGACAAGCTGACGCCCATCGAGATGATGAAACTGGCCGCCGGGGAGGTGGCCGGGGAAAAGA
This genomic interval carries:
- a CDS encoding serine protein kinase PrkA, with protein sequence MRENGARTLKYHLEEVKNGRRRFENVFKSAARMILEREDLIEKVMVNGKSTYDFKIFRMGKKHVIGMYDEINSFVSIIKDAAEGGSSREMAFVLVGEPGNGKTFFVDSFCALYRRFLAQEENRRYTFNFKNLERLGTYGKIKVIQSQTFEDPMILAMNLFPDQDRNKAYLAEQGGFSDEEIDQIYEDYRPLGACSDYILNDIRTYVDEDLDKMMEFIEVVPVPLSESLGTVTGKYSAKDKITSSAVDLLGEESIQRLLHLTDPNNPYRFDLRRGALARVAGGGIHFSDEIFKNKKDLVQVYLGVIQNRNIEIDGFRWPIDTLIIATSNNAEFNRFLAEKEEAPIVDRCRICYVAHNTNYKLQEQLTAYAIGSESKTTLTKEQLHQDPNLNYAASVAVVLTRFPKSDKLTPIEMMKLAAGEVAGEKSIKTLAEVIDTLNHEPDITKRYGQKGLGQRDLGRAIQLLMETSETNEGRCMFAEDIFKALERVILDYVTEANDRAKYFEDLKIARGLYRERIMTEMFNAYMDEPFAIKKDVMNYVNMIIGIDAENLGPDKMWKYKDPQTGELKALKIDERYIQSVEERLGLKTKEQRESFRTSIRKIYGQKMSVDTSYDFMDNIELVKAVTDVRLKSDIAGAGSLIGALANRTNDENQKLYDRMIDTMLNKLGYCQTCAQKTIEYFCTQNDEN